The genomic region TTATCTACCCAAAATACCGATCGCACTGCTGATGTTTTAAGAGTCACACTGCCAAGTGTAGGCAATTCTCAGGTAGAACTGATTGATACACCGGGGATTGATGAAGTTGATGGCGAAGCACGAGAAATCTTAGCGCGTCAGGTTGCCACCCAGGTTGATTTAATTCTGTTTATCATTGCTGGTGACATGACTAAGGTGGAATACGAAGCGCTATCGCAGCTACGGGAAGCGGGTAAACCGATGTTGCTAGTTTTTAATAAAATCGATCAATATCCAGAAGCAGACCGACAGGCAATTTACCGCAAAATCAGAGATGAACGGGTACGGCAGTTGCTTAAACCCTCAGAAATTGTGATGGTGGCTGCTTCACCGTTAGTAGCACAAGCTGTGCAACGACCAGATGGCAGCAGAGGAATACAACGCCGTCAAGGATCGCCGCAAGTAGAGGAATTAAAGCTAAAAATTCTAGAAATATTAGATCGAGAAGGTAAATCTTTAGTTGCCTTGAATACTATGCTTTATGCCGATGATATCAATGACCAGTTGGTACAAAGGAAAATGCTGATTCGGGATGAAAGTGCTAATCAGTTGATTTGGAAAGCAGTAATAACTAAGGCAGTAGCGATCGCACTTAATCCTGTAACGGTCGTAGATTTACTTAGTGGCGCAGTAATTGATATTTCCCTAATTTTAACTTTATCCCGACTCTACGGCATTCAGATGACTCAGCAAGGCGCTGTAGGTTTGCTGCAAAAAATTGCCCTGAGTATGGGTGGTATTACTGCTAGTGAACTTTTAGCAAATTTAGGTTTAAGTTCTCTTAAAGGGTTACTAAGTCTTTCTGCACCAGCAACGGGTGGAGCATCTTTAGCTCCTTATCTTTCTGTAGCGGTAACTCAGGCGGGTGTTGCTGGTGTCTCTGCTTATGTAATTGGACAAGTGACTAAAACTTATCTAGCTAATGGTGCTTCTTGGGGGCCAGATGGCCCAAAAGCAGTTGTAAATAGTATTTTATCAAACTTGGATGAAGCCTCAATTATTAATCGTATTAAAGATGAATTAACTGCCAAGATTGATTTACGTCGAGTGACAAATGGCTAATTTTGGGGGAGATGAGGGAGATTTAAATCAGAATATTTTTAATTTACTTCTCATTCCTCACTCCTCGCCTCTTAAAATCAAGCTATCTCTGTTGTTTGAACGAATCTAGCCATTCTTGAACTTGACCTGCGGCAACGTCGCGGCTACCCAAACCAAAGGCAAGTGCGATCGCAACAGCAATTGCTCCCAGTAGTAGCCCAAAAGCTAAGTTAACAATGTCACTAGCAATGCCCATTTGTTGCAGTGCCATTGCTGATACTAAAGCAATAATGGCAATCCGAGCCGTTTGACCTAAAATTCGGGACTGGCGAGATCCAGAACTGGTAATTAAGCTGTAAGCAAGGTTAGCTAAATACAAACCAATTGCAAACACCACTAAACCAGAAAGAATTCGACCTAGTACTACAACAATGCCGCTTACTAATACAGTAAGTGCTGCAATTTGCAACACATTAGTTGCTGCTACTGTAGCAAACAACATAATCCCAACAAGTACAACAATCCCTACAAGTTCTGAAGGTGTACGAGTGATAGTTGGTGTTGGCTGAATAACAGTTGCTTGCTGTGAGGTTAATGGGTCAAATTCTCTATTAATAGAATCAAATTCTGTATTAGTAGAAAATGATGCTTCGGGTGCGCTGCTAGGAGGAAGAATTGCTTTCGGGCGTTTTGTTGGCAATCCTATCCAAGAAAAAATGTTATTAAACCCAAGCCCTGTGAGGATGTTTGTTACTAAATCTGAGACAAATCGTCCTAAGAAATAAGCTAACGCCAAAATTAGCCCAGCTGTTAAAATTTGGGGAATGGCGTTGAGAATCTGCTGCAACATTGAAGTTGCTGGATCAGAAATCGCATCAATTCTCAGAGCATTTAAAGCTGCGATCGCTGTTGGAATTAAAATCAGTACATAGACAAACGTACCGATAATCCAAGAAAGAGATTTTCCACCTGCGGGTTGATTCAACCCAACGCGATGACCTAGCTGATCAGTACCACTTGCAGCTAACAGATTTGTCACAATTCGACGTACTACCTGTGCCACTAACCAGCCTGCACACCCGATTAGCACAGCAGCTAAAATATTTGGCAGAATTGCCAGTACTTCATTTAGTAGCGTCTGTACTGGTTGCAGTGTTCCCTGCAACTCTAAGGTACTCAGAACAGAAGGCAAGAATAGCAGAAAGATGAACCAGTACAGCGCATTTGCTAGCGTGTCACTCAAAGACAACTGGTTAGGCTGAGTAGATGAACCAGATGAGCCTACTTGTTGATTTAAACGTTCATCTAAACGCAGAGTACGCAAAGTGCGTGTTACTAATAATTTAACTGCTGTAGCTATTACCCAGGCAATGCCTAACAAAATTGCAGCGCCGCCTAATTTCGGCAAGAAGCCCAGAATTTGAGAAAGGAAATTATTTAAAGGTTGAGAAACAACCGTCAGTTTAAGTTGGTCTAAAAACGCGACCAACACCAAGATCATGATCAACCAGAAGACAATGCTGGAGATCCATTTTTCTACGGGTGGAGTATCAGCACTATCTGAACGTCCAGTGATCCAAGCCGCGAGGCGATTATCAATATCAGTACGCTTCAATAGCCCATTAGTGATTGCAGAGGCGACGAGCGCCACTATCAAACCAATTACTAAAATTGCGATCGCTGCCACCAAATTGAGCAGAGAGGGGCCTAAGCTGAAACCTAGACCTTGGGAAAGCCCGCTCACACCTGTTTCAATTGCTTGTTGAGGTTTGGCTGGGGCAGCCTGTGCTAATATTTGCGACCACAACAGCGGATCATCAGCGCCTATGCTTTGTGTAATTACTGACCAAACTTCATTCATAGTTGGTAGGAAACCCTTCCCGACTTTACAGGTAAAAATAAACTTGGGTTTTTGGCAGTAGCCATAATTGCTTTAGGATTATCTGGGGAATTTGTTGTATATACTGCAATGCTCACAATTCCACCCTGAAATAACCCTTAGAGCAATATGGACAACATTATGCGCCACTTTATCAGGTTGTAATCTTCCTTTATAGTGAAATAAGCTTTAAAAGTAGCTGATTTGCATATTTTTAAACCTCAAGTTATCTAACACGCCCCTGAAAAACACGGCATTAGTATCTATGTCGCCTCAAGTATTTGAACAATCTATCCAAATCAACGCCAACGCCACAATCGTTGAGCGTTGCATTACAGATCTAGGGTTAATGCACCGATGGCTTAATCCCATGCTGGTTTGTGAACCTGTAGGGGAGTGGAGTACTGAGGTTGGTAGTAAGAGCCGTTTTGTGATTCAAATCCCTGTATTACAGCCCACCCTGAATAGTGTGGTGATTGAGAGGGAGCCAGGGCTAATAATTTGGGGGTTTGAGGGATTTTTTGAGGGACGCGATCGCTGGGAATGTCAACCAAATGCTCAAGGAACGCTTTTACTCAATTGCTTTGAGTTTGAAACTCCCAATCTCCTAATTAGTTGGGGTTTCAATATGTTTGCTGCTAAGTGGACACAACAGGATATGCAAGCACAGTTAAAGCGTCTCAAAAGAGTAGCAGAGTACAATTAATAATTAAAAAGCCTGTTGGCTTTGCACATTGAGTTATATAAAATAAAAATTTTATTTGTTATTTCCAGTCCACAACTTTAATTTTATGGTAATTGATCATTGTTAATTGATAATTGTCTAAGCATTTGTCGAATCACATCAGCATCTTCAGCATCAGGAAGGCGATTGAGGTAATTTGTTAAATCATCAGAAGCTTCTTCCCATCGTTCTAATTCATAGTAAAGCAAACCGCGATCGCGTAATTCCATTACAGCATCAGGAAATAGCCACAAAATCCGCTCAACTGCCGCCACAGACTTGCTAAAATTACGCCGACTTAAATAAATCATCTTTAAGTTTGTCAGCATTCGTGCTAAAAATTGGCGGTTACTTACAGGTTGCAGCAATTCGGCAGGAATTGCTGATATTGGTTGTTGGTAAATTTGGCTCAGTCTTTCCTCACAATCTTCATCAAACATAATTTCGCCGCGATTAAAAGCATCAACAAAAATACCAACATTTTCAAATTCTGGGCGAATCATAAAATGCCCAGGCATTCCAATGCCTACCATTGGAAACTCCAGCCTTCGAGCAATTTCTAAGTAAAGTAACGACAGCGTAATTGGGATGCCACTACGACGTTCAATTACATCATTTAAAAAGCTGTTGCGCGGATCATAATAATCCTTTTTATTTCCCGTAAAACCTAAGTCATCATAAAGATATTTGTTAATAGTTTGAAGTACTCGCAATGGATAGTGTTGTTCTGGCAAACGGTCTCGGATCTCAGTTGCCATAGTATCA from Oculatellaceae cyanobacterium harbors:
- a CDS encoding DUF697 domain-containing protein translates to MTNLVSDSNPDNLNSTNLDQELDSAIFSFKEIQAELNYKQATDALRELVDNLDLKPQEREGLDSEIEGLATMLDKLERSVVQIAAFGMVGRGKSSLLNALLGQKAFETGPLHGVTRTSQSSSWRVESQNLSTQNTDRTADVLRVTLPSVGNSQVELIDTPGIDEVDGEAREILARQVATQVDLILFIIAGDMTKVEYEALSQLREAGKPMLLVFNKIDQYPEADRQAIYRKIRDERVRQLLKPSEIVMVAASPLVAQAVQRPDGSRGIQRRQGSPQVEELKLKILEILDREGKSLVALNTMLYADDINDQLVQRKMLIRDESANQLIWKAVITKAVAIALNPVTVVDLLSGAVIDISLILTLSRLYGIQMTQQGAVGLLQKIALSMGGITASELLANLGLSSLKGLLSLSAPATGGASLAPYLSVAVTQAGVAGVSAYVIGQVTKTYLANGASWGPDGPKAVVNSILSNLDEASIINRIKDELTAKIDLRRVTNG
- a CDS encoding mechanosensitive ion channel, with translation MNEVWSVITQSIGADDPLLWSQILAQAAPAKPQQAIETGVSGLSQGLGFSLGPSLLNLVAAIAILVIGLIVALVASAITNGLLKRTDIDNRLAAWITGRSDSADTPPVEKWISSIVFWLIMILVLVAFLDQLKLTVVSQPLNNFLSQILGFLPKLGGAAILLGIAWVIATAVKLLVTRTLRTLRLDERLNQQVGSSGSSTQPNQLSLSDTLANALYWFIFLLFLPSVLSTLELQGTLQPVQTLLNEVLAILPNILAAVLIGCAGWLVAQVVRRIVTNLLAASGTDQLGHRVGLNQPAGGKSLSWIIGTFVYVLILIPTAIAALNALRIDAISDPATSMLQQILNAIPQILTAGLILALAYFLGRFVSDLVTNILTGLGFNNIFSWIGLPTKRPKAILPPSSAPEASFSTNTEFDSINREFDPLTSQQATVIQPTPTITRTPSELVGIVVLVGIMLFATVAATNVLQIAALTVLVSGIVVVLGRILSGLVVFAIGLYLANLAYSLITSSGSRQSRILGQTARIAIIALVSAMALQQMGIASDIVNLAFGLLLGAIAVAIALAFGLGSRDVAAGQVQEWLDSFKQQR
- a CDS encoding SRPBCC family protein, translated to MSPQVFEQSIQINANATIVERCITDLGLMHRWLNPMLVCEPVGEWSTEVGSKSRFVIQIPVLQPTLNSVVIEREPGLIIWGFEGFFEGRDRWECQPNAQGTLLLNCFEFETPNLLISWGFNMFAAKWTQQDMQAQLKRLKRVAEYN
- a CDS encoding tetratricopeptide repeat protein; this translates as MNFNLARQYFYQETQQPDQQIDLAKSALYIAKEEYPTLDPEEYLNAIDTMATEIRDRLPEQHYPLRVLQTINKYLYDDLGFTGNKKDYYDPRNSFLNDVIERRSGIPITLSLLYLEIARRLEFPMVGIGMPGHFMIRPEFENVGIFVDAFNRGEIMFDEDCEERLSQIYQQPISAIPAELLQPVSNRQFLARMLTNLKMIYLSRRNFSKSVAAVERILWLFPDAVMELRDRGLLYYELERWEEASDDLTNYLNRLPDAEDADVIRQMLRQLSINNDQLP